In Vicia villosa cultivar HV-30 ecotype Madison, WI linkage group LG7, Vvil1.0, whole genome shotgun sequence, the DNA window AATAATTCACgtgaaagaacaacaacaattttGTTAATATTGTTTCTCATattgtaataatattattatattaaccatcgtcattaataataaaaaataactatttaactatttaattaattatctccCCGTTGTAACTCCATCTTGATATATATATTATAGTTTATATTCAATTTAAAAGATATTCATAAGAAATTTAATTTATCTCTAttcctttaaaaatatattaattaaagtgACGTAGtattaataaagaaacttcaattgtaaatttttttttattttatctctgaaatttattatttttacaggtcaatattattataatatttttttaacttttaactcAATAAAAGATGTTAGAGTTTTAAGTTTTCACCAACTCTCTATTTGAAAACTTATAAGTTTTCTAGCAAATCCTTAGGTATTAGACTTGATATAACTTTTACTAACGTGAATTTTATTACTGAAACTCATtattttcacgggtcattatcaccacaatatcatttttattttaatcaacaaaatatttgtatatatttatagttatttgtcatatttgtaaatatttatagctattagacatattaaatttatcatgttAGTGATTCGATAAATatgtctttttaaatattttcagttattagtaattttataataacaattatatatcaccAACAACTTAACTTTATCGAATTACCTAAGATACAAATGATTATTGCATTTTCATGTTCTTTTTTTTACATATCTACTATATATAGATTCATttcatctatattatgttttgttaatcttAAATTAACATATCTACTAAATAATTAGatagaaaaattaataattacaaaatattaagagtcatgttaaaaatatttattaagatgtgaaattaaaaaactaataagTATGtagtataaaattataaataaaaagtgTTTGGattgaaatcaaaataaaaaatgaaaaaaattcttataaatccttcattacttttttttttttaattttgaccgTGCTACGCGTCAGCAAATTTTCCACTAAATAATTTCTATTgattaattgttattattttaaatcattatgttaatttttaataaaatttaaatttatactatataattctaattaattgttattatttctaaatccatatttttattaatttactaTTCAATTTCAATTCTCTTTCTTGTAGGTCTTTAAGACACTATTTGTAATCGAGTGCAGCTTTTGTCAAGATAGAGAGAGGCCCAATGGCTTCGTGCTAGCGATGCACCACCAATTCAATTGACAAGTGACGCTAAGTGGAATAAATCTTCGGTTGGTCGCTTCAAGTGCAACAACGACACATACCTCTCTAATAATAACGTATGCATAGGTGCTTATATTAGAGATGAAGATGGTCGTGTTGTTGTAGTTCGAATAAAATGGTTTTCGCCTAGTACAAATGTTGATATTAGTGAAAATCTAAGTCTTATTGCATCCATTAAATGGGTGCATGAGCTCAAATATGACAAGTTAGATTTTGAATTGGATGTTAAAAGCGTTTAGACAGAATGAACACTCCAAAATCAAACGACTAAGATTTTGGTGCTTTTACACGTGATTGTAAGCTCACTCTTTTATTAGGATTTCTTATGTTAAGTTTTCTAGGAGACAAGCTAATGAGGCCGCTCATGTTTTGGCACAGGTGACTCCATCTCTTACTAGTTTTCACAATTTTATCGATATACCaacatgtatacaaaatattattattaatgatatgATTTAAGCCTTTTTtcgtaaaaaaaaattcaattccaaacaaaataaatgagaaataaCAATCACAAAGAAATAAATCCTAAATCATTAACAAATACATCCTTCAAAACATAAATAAGGGTGAAAGAAAAATTTAAACCTCTACAAACAAAAAAGAATCCATAATAACATATAAGCTCAAAACATGATCAAGATAAGAACATTCAAGAGTGGTTAGCCAATATTAAGTAATGTAAAATTAACCACCAAAAAGTGTTTACATCATAAAGTCTAATTAGCATCCTCTACCTTAACACAAGATAATCACAAAAAAGTATAAAGAAGTCTGATCTGCATCCAGTCAGCAAAAGATAACCACCAAAAAGATATGAAATTGTATAATCAAGGAAGTTAATAAGATAATTCACCAGAACATATGCCTAATTTATGATAATTCACCACAAGATAACCAGCATAATATACTCCATGATCCCTGTATAAAAATCAAACATGTCTTTTAGAAGCAGTCCAAAAAATTAAATTAACCATTAATGCTAATAAACCACTCTTATTAAATacaattttcaataaaaagtcATACATACGTATATATAAACTTATGCTTCAGAGTCTCAAGAGGATTTGCTAAAGTTCCTTGAGGCTGCAAACCATTCAAACAAAtagaaatttaatatataatgtaAATGTagcaaacaaccaaatttaaaataaaataaaaatttaatataatctTTTTGTGTAAAAGTATCAGAGTGCAAGAATTAAAAACTCATTGAAATTTAGTAAACAAACCTTCTTAAAATTCTCAACCAATGGTGACTTAGCTCCAATATTCATCTAAAATAGTCAGTCACCTTGTTAGAGATGAGTGTGTATCTaataatttcattttattataaataacagaTAGTAAATAATAAGTAGAGGGGTAAGGATCACAACACAAATACAATATTGAAAATAGTTGTTATCAGTCAAAATATCTTACAGCAAATGCAAATGCAAGGATATTTTAACTGCATTAAATCTAAATCCACATGAAAATGACATGAACAAAATGAATTTCATAAATCACATTCCACTTCTACAACTTTGTTTGTCATATTTGCTTACATAACCAAAGTATGAGAGTAAATACTATCTATTCTTTATTTCAATGTCTCACACCAATAAATAATATGACTAAGGTATAATTATAAGAAGATAAATACTAAcaaacctctttttttttttgcaaaaacacAACTTCAAGTAATATTAAAAATGTCCGAGTAGGTAACAACTTCGTTCAAAATCTCACGCTAAtagatttttaaaagaaaattccCAGTTCATAACAAACAACTACAAACAATTGAATATACTTAATAAGAGTAATCATTTGATAGCTGAATAACAAACAAATGGAGTTCATAACAACAAATTCCCTATCTAATAGAAACTAATTAATGTCCACATTTGCATTGTAAACTTACCTCTATACTCTGATTGGCCTCGCGTTTCAACCTTTTTCGGTGACAACAGTCCAATATTTTAGCATGAGAGACAAATGGGAACTTGtcctaaatagaaaaaaaaaatcatgcttAACAAATTTCAcacataaataaatgaaaataaaaaaaatatataattacctGTTGAGACATATTCTGCCACAtttcaaaccctaatttctcaacttcAAGATAACTTTCCATCTCTTTACCTCTGGCAAAGTTTTccctaaaaaagaaaattaataaatacatgcaggttttaagaaaataaaaaatggcGAAAGGCTTTTTAAAACATCAGTTGAGAATGAATATTACATAAAAATACGGTAAGGGGAACGCGGGTGATCGAAGAACTGAGGAGCTGGTGGTGGTTGGAGAATCCTATAATGGATTTTATTGGATTCACAATGATGCATATCAGCCAATGAAATAGCAACAGAAACTCCACATTTTTCACTGCAACAACATTTGTAAGAACAAAAATCAATGATATGAATGGTTATAGCAACAGAAACTCCACATTTTTCACTGCAACAACATTTGTAAGAACAAAAATCAATGATATGAATGGTTATAGCAACAACAGAAATAAGAGTTACCAGTTGAAAAAAGCACTTCCATCAGGACCATAAACCCTTTCTCTAACTCTTTTTCGTCCCATTGGAGATTACTGAACGCTGTCTGTTGTTGAGGAAACTGAACAAACTTTTTTATTTCCCAAATTGCCCTCTTAAACAATTTGATTTTCATTCTCAAAAAAGTGAGGCAACTTTTCCCGCTAATGTGGTACAATGTGATGGGACGCTTGGGTTTCTTAATTTTTTCATTTCACACCAAATGTCGGTTTAACTAGAAATCTATTGGATAAGTTTTCTTAAGAGTCACATTATATGTCATTTTGATTTATAAATCTTCTTTCACTCTTTAACGAAGTATTATGTTTATTTCTACGTcatctttattatttattattataaaaaggaTGAGATATACCGTCTAAACTATTTTATACCGTCAATgcgttatattttaatttataatattaataaaaaataattttgtaattttttacatATAATTAATTATGTAGATCTGATACTCgttgaattaaatatttataacttaataaattaaattaaatgtagaTCTGATACTCCTTCAGATTTTTTTACTTTAAAGAGTTTAATGtatgtaaaattttatttttaataatttaatcaatATACTTTTGAAAAAACAAAATGTCCTAGATTTTTTCTAACGAGTTGGTTTGTAGGATGTGAATTCTAAAACATATCAAATCATATTATGTGATACATATattcaaaaaagaataaaagatacATGACAGGGACATGCTTGATGCCCTCAGTCTTGAGTTTCTAAGCTCTTTGAGAACATCTGGATTGCCTAACCATCACATCAAACTAAAGATCGGGACACCGATTATGTTAATGAGGAACATCGATCAGTCGGAAGGTTTGTGTAACGGTACACGACTAATTGTTACAAAGATGGCTAGCCACGTTCTTGAAGCTCATATAATGGGTGGAAAAAAACATGGCAACATTGTATATATCCCCATGATGAATATGTCTCCTTCGCAGTCTCCCTGACCTTTCAAGCTTAGCTGTCAATAATTTCCGATCATTGTCTCCTACTCGATGACTATAAACAAGTCACAAGGTCAGTCCTTGGATTGGGTTGGGCTTTACATACCTCGAGACGTTTTTACTCACGGACAAATATATGTCGCGCTTTCAAGAGTTACGagtaacaaagaaattaaagttTTGATACACGATGACAACAACAATGCGAATAATTCTACAAAAAACGTTGTGTACAATGAGGTTTTCAACAACGTTTGAAGTCATACCTCCGTTGATGCTAATCCACTTACACATTAGGATTTGAATTGTTACTCTGCATAGAAATGATATATGTAACAGAGATATATTTTGTTCACCTGCCTGTGGTAAAGCAATCCAAGATGGTGACCTGTGCATTTATGTGGAAATGTTTTCTTGGAAGCTACAAAGTGTATGACATTATGAGCATTTTTCAGTATTGTTTTGAGTTAAATTGAGCCTATGTCTACGTGTATCAATCTGCTTAAGTTATTTGTAGGTTTATTAAACACTTGTATTGTATTGCGTAAACTACCTAACTCCACAATAATATAACatcaaaaaccataaaaattgAAAATGCGCATCCCATGAAAGGTTgataaacgaaccttatagacgTGGCAAGTTTTGTTGATATCGTCTACATCCAGCCTGAATCAGATGTTTCCCCATCTCTGAAATTGTTACACTCGCAAAAGTCTCCCCATTCATATCCTAATTTTATACGCTCTGTATCATATACGTTCACAACTAACAAAGTTTGAGTCCTTCCGTTGTCGACGCATAGTGTCAGCACCTCATAAACGTTATCTCGCAGGGCACGGCCGAAATCTGTGGCTAATTTCTACATGACATATATTAAATTATTGGTCGGTTTAAATAAATGAGATTCCCAGCTGAATTAACATACGTTGCGGTAACACATCTGTAAATCATCACTCAACTATTTTATGTGTCGACACAGTATTGGTTGACAGTACGACATCAAAAACATGTATGCCTTTACGGTTTGTGAACCTACTATGAAAAATTGGTAATTGTTCAAGAGCTTCTATCTCTATCTCTGTTGTACACGCAATCTCAAATATGTTGTTCCCGTAGTATCCAACATAAAGTACCACATCATTTTGAAGATTGTAATATGAGAGCACCTCTTCCCAACCTCCAACCACAACTGGAAAATCCTCATTACTATGAAAAATTGGTAGTTCAAGAGCTTCTATCTCTGTTGTACACGCAATCTCAAATATGTTGTTCCCGTAGTATCCAACATAAAGTACCACATCATTTTGAAGATTGTAATATGAGAGCACCTCTTCCCAACCTCCAACCACAACTGGAAAATCCTCATTACTATGAAAAATTGGTAGTTCAAGAGCTTCTATCTCTGTTGTACACGCAATCTCAAATATGTTGTTCCCGTAGTATCCAACATAAAGTACCACATCATTTTGAAGATTGTAATATGAGAGCACCTCTTCCCAACCTCCAACCACAACTGGAAAATCCTCATTACTATGAAAAATTGGTAGTTCAAGAGCTTCTATCTCTGTTGTACACGCAATCTCAAATATGTTGTTCCCGTAGTAT includes these proteins:
- the LOC131616869 gene encoding uncharacterized protein LOC131616869, whose product is MYLLIFFFRENFARGKEMESYLEVEKLGFEMWQNMSQQDKFPFVSHAKILDCCHRKRLKREANQSIEMNIGAKSPLVENFKKPQGTLANPLETLKHKFIYTDHGVYYAGYLVVNYHKLGICSGELSY